A window of Pan paniscus chromosome 10, NHGRI_mPanPan1-v2.0_pri, whole genome shotgun sequence contains these coding sequences:
- the SMAGP gene encoding small cell adhesion glycoprotein isoform X1 codes for MGRIPVSPRLQSGPPTQPRASRRERKRLRMESKVTIGEGQAAFPPGGAKGTCRGRFLSAFPVPPRRPAPHPLRPLRQPRAPPAASSARDPRSASAGLRDSAVPAPVEFKRTRGAAPALHQQPVRLERSASSPRNSTTSDNDQPPDYSFSKRRTDDHPNFTAH; via the exons ATGGGACGGATCCCAGTTAGCCCGCGGCTCCAATCTGGTCCCCCCACCCAACCCCGAGCCTCGCGGCGAGAAAGGAAGCGGCTCCGGATGGAGAGTAAAGTGACAATCGGAGAAGGGCAAGCTGCCTTTCCTCCCGGGGGAGCCAAGGGGACCTGCAGAGGGCGGTTTCTCTCCGCTTTTCCTGTCCCACCCCGTCggcctgccccccaccccctccggCCTCTGCGCCAACCCCGCGCGCCACCCGCGGCTTCCTCCGCTCGGGATCCTCGTTCGGCCTCTGCTGGCCTCCGCGACTCCGCGGTGCCCGCCCCCGTTGAGTTCAAAAGGACGCGCGGAGCGGCGCCGGCCCTTCACCAGCAGCCCGTCCGACTGGAAAG ATCTGCCTCTTCTCCAAGGAACTCAACCACTAGTGACAATGACCAGCCTCCTGACTACTCCTTCTCCAAGAG